From a single Kitasatospora sp. NBC_00458 genomic region:
- the npdG gene encoding NADPH-dependent F420 reductase, translating into MTSLDSATNPAHELPDVSQLVVGVLGGTGDQGRGLALRLAKAGQQVIIGSRDAARAEASAADIGLGVRGADNATTARESDIVIVAVPWDGHAATLTALREELAGKIVVDCVNPLGFDKQGAYALVPEEGSAAQQAAALLPDSRVTAAFHHLSAVLLQDESVERIDTDVMVLGEERAATDIVQALAGRIPGMRGIFAGRLRNAHQVEALVANLISVNRRYKAHAGLRITDV; encoded by the coding sequence ATGACTTCCCTCGATTCAGCGACAAACCCGGCCCACGAGTTGCCGGACGTCTCGCAGCTGGTGGTCGGTGTCCTCGGCGGCACCGGCGACCAGGGGCGGGGGCTGGCCCTCCGGCTGGCCAAGGCCGGCCAGCAGGTGATCATCGGTTCGCGCGACGCGGCCCGCGCGGAGGCCTCGGCCGCCGACATCGGCCTCGGGGTGCGCGGCGCCGACAACGCCACCACCGCCAGGGAGAGCGACATCGTGATCGTCGCGGTGCCCTGGGACGGGCACGCGGCCACGCTGACCGCGCTCCGCGAGGAGCTGGCCGGCAAGATCGTGGTGGACTGCGTCAACCCGCTCGGCTTCGACAAGCAGGGCGCCTACGCACTCGTCCCGGAGGAGGGCAGCGCCGCCCAGCAGGCAGCCGCCCTGCTGCCGGACTCCCGGGTCACCGCCGCCTTCCACCACCTCTCGGCGGTGCTGCTGCAGGACGAGTCCGTCGAGCGGATCGACACCGACGTGATGGTGCTCGGCGAGGAGCGGGCCGCCACCGACATCGTGCAGGCGCTGGCCGGGCGGATCCCCGGCATGCGCGGCATCTTCGCGGGCCGGCTGCGCAACGCGCACCAGGTCGAGGCGCTGGTCGCCAACCTGATCTCGGTGAACCGCCGGTACAAGGCCCACGCGGGCCTGCGGATCACCGACGTCTGA